Proteins encoded by one window of Girardinichthys multiradiatus isolate DD_20200921_A chromosome 14, DD_fGirMul_XY1, whole genome shotgun sequence:
- the cited1 gene encoding cbp/p300-interacting transactivator 1 codes for MTSILWPGNTYAAMKDLSSSSSPLTSLLHYSSSKPSAVPFSPSAGPTSSPGVSLSSAPLSKPQPFCLQTGPHLIASMQLQKLNSHYQNLASGVSTGHLAPCGAQKSFSGSPLATANPLLGPSGGLGTGSMGMGIGMAGQGSAAGGIIDFDPVDEEVLMSLVVELGLDRANELPELWLGQNEFDFMSDVPAGC; via the coding sequence ATGACCTCAATCCTGTGGCCTGGCAACACCTACGCTGCAATGAAAGACCTCTCCTCATCATCTTCTCCTCTCACCTCCCTTCTCCATTACTCTTCCTCCAAGCCCTCTGCTGTGCCCTTCTCCCCTTCGGCAGGTCCCACCTCGTCGCCGGGGGTCTCACTGTCATCAGCGCCGCTCTCCAAACCACAGCCCTTCTGTCTGCAGACAGGTCCACACCTCATAGCCAGCATGCAGCTGCAGAAGCTCAACTCTCACTACCAAAACCTCGCTTCAGGGGTCTCCACGGGCCATTTGGCACCCTGCGGAGCTCAGAAGAGTTTCAGTGGCTCACCGCTAGCCACAGCCAACCCTCTCCTGGGGCCCTCTGGAGGCCTTGGCACCGGGAGCATGGGTATGGGGATCGGCATGGCAGGCCAAGGCTCCGCAGCAGGTGGAATTATTGACTTTGATCCCGTGGACGAGGAGGTTCTCATGTCTCTGGTAGTTGAGCTGGGTTTGGACCGAGCCAACGAACTGCCGGAGCTCTGGCTGGGACAGAACGAGTTTGACTTCATGTCAGATGTCCCAGCTGGGTGCtga